The Streptomyces sp. V3I7 genome segment ACCAAGACCGATCTGGCCGAGCCCGCCGGCTTCGACGAGGCCGCCTTCTCCGCCAACGTGCAGCGGGTCAACCCCGGCGTGGAAGTCGTACGGACCTGCGCCCGCGCCGGTGCCGGCGTCGACGCCGTCCTGGAACGCGTGCTCGCGGTGCGGGACGGCTCCCTGCCGCATCTGCCGCCGCTCGCCCCCCACCCGCACGGCCACGACCACACCGCTGACGCCACCGCCCTCGCCGCCGACCGCGTCTCGTGACAGCCCCGGCCACCCAGGCGGTGCGCCGCCGCGTCACCGTGCGGGGCACCGTGCAGGGCGTGGGCTTCCGCCCCTACGTGCACCGCCTGGCCACCGACCTGGCGCTCGCCGGGTTCGTGAGCAACACGGCGTACGGCGTGCTCATCGAGGTGGAGGGACCCGCGGCCGCCGTCGCCGCCTTCCGCGACCGGCTCCCCGCCGAACTGCCGCCACTGGCCACCGTGATCGGCATCGAGGCCGAGGACCTGCCCGCCACCGGCGCCGACGACGCCTTCACCATCCGCTCCACCGAGCAGTCCCCGGGCCGCACCCAGCTCCCGGCCGACACCGCGACCTGCGCCGACTGCCTGCGCGAGCTGGCCGCCCCGGCCGACCGCCGCCACCGGCACCCCTTCGTCACCTGCACCCACTGCGGACCCCGCTTCACCATCGCCACCGGCATGCCGTACGACCGCGCCGTCACGACCATGGCCGGCTTCCCGATGTGCCCGGACTGCGCCCGGGAGTACGGCGATCCGGGCGACCGCCGCTTCCACGCCCAGCCCGTGGCCTGCCCCGCCTGCGGACCCCGGCTGCGCCTTCTCCCCGCAGCCGGCGGTGATATCCGCCCCGCACGGGACGCCGATGCGCTGACGGCGGCCCGCGCCCTGCTGGCCGCCGGACGGATCGTCGCGGTCAAGGGGCTCGGCGGCTACCACCTGGCCTGCGACGCCACCGATCCGCGCGCCGTCGACGAGCTGCGCCGCCGCAAGGAGCGGGGCGGCAAACCGTTCGCCGTGATGTGCGCGGACCTCGCCGCCGCCGAGCGCATCGCCGAGACCTCCCCGGCCGAGCGCACCGCGCTCACCGGCCCCCGGCGCCCCATCGTCCTGCTGCGCCGACGCGGCTCGGACCTCCTCGCCCCCGGCGTCTGCCCGGGCAGCCCGCACCTCGGCGTGATGCTGCCCTACACCCCCCTGCACACCCTGCTGTTCGGGCTGCCCGGCGACCCGCCCGGACCGCAGGCGCTGGTCATGACGAGCGGCAACCGCTCGGGCGAGCCGATCGTCACGGACGACGACGAGGCGCTGACCCGGCTCGCCCAACTGGCCGACGCCTGGCTCGCGCACGACCGGGTCATCGCCTCCCCGTGCGACGACTCGCTGCTGCGGGTCCGCCCCGACGGCACCGAACAGGTGCTGCGCCGCTCCCGCGGCTACGTCCCCCGGCCGCTGCGGCTGCCGGTTCTGGTACGCCCCGCGCTCGCGGTCGGCGGCGACCTCAAGAACGCGCTGTGCCTCGGCGAGGGCGAACAGGCCTGGTTCGGGCCGCACATCGGCGACATGGGCGAGCTGACCACCCTCCAGGCCGCCGAGCGGGCGGAGTTGCGGATGCAGGCCCTGACCGGCGTCACCCCCGAACTCGTCGCCGCCGACCGCCACCCCGCCTACCACTCGGCCCGCTGGGCCTGCCGACTGACCGGCCTGGCACCGCTGTTCGTCCAGCACCACCACGCGCACACCGCCTCGGCCATGGCCGAGCACGGTCTCGACGGCACCACCCCCGTCATCGGCGTCGCCTTCGACGGCACCGGGTACGGCGACGACGGCACCGTCTGGGGCGGCGAGTTCCTCCTCGCCGACTACACGGGCTACCGGCGCTTCGCCCATCTCGCCCCCGCCTCCCTCCCCGGCGGGAACGCGGGCGTCGCCAACCCGTGCCGACTCGCGCTGGCCCGGCTGCGGGCCGCCGGTCTGCCCTGGGACGCGGACGTGCCGAGCGTCACCGCCTGTACCCCCGACGAACTGGCCCTTCTGGACCAGCAGTTGACGCGTCAGGTCGCGTGCGTGCCGACCTCCAGCATGGGGCGGCTCTTCGACGCGGTCTCCTCCCTCGCCGGGGTGTGCCACCGCGCCGGGTACGAGGCCCAGGCCGCGCTGGAACTGGAGGCCGCGGCCGGTGCGGCATGGGGCGCCGACAACTCGGCGTACGG includes the following:
- the hypF gene encoding carbamoyltransferase HypF, producing the protein MTAPATQAVRRRVTVRGTVQGVGFRPYVHRLATDLALAGFVSNTAYGVLIEVEGPAAAVAAFRDRLPAELPPLATVIGIEAEDLPATGADDAFTIRSTEQSPGRTQLPADTATCADCLRELAAPADRRHRHPFVTCTHCGPRFTIATGMPYDRAVTTMAGFPMCPDCAREYGDPGDRRFHAQPVACPACGPRLRLLPAAGGDIRPARDADALTAARALLAAGRIVAVKGLGGYHLACDATDPRAVDELRRRKERGGKPFAVMCADLAAAERIAETSPAERTALTGPRRPIVLLRRRGSDLLAPGVCPGSPHLGVMLPYTPLHTLLFGLPGDPPGPQALVMTSGNRSGEPIVTDDDEALTRLAQLADAWLAHDRVIASPCDDSLLRVRPDGTEQVLRRSRGYVPRPLRLPVLVRPALAVGGDLKNALCLGEGEQAWFGPHIGDMGELTTLQAAERAELRMQALTGVTPELVAADRHPAYHSARWACRLTGLAPLFVQHHHAHTASAMAEHGLDGTTPVIGVAFDGTGYGDDGTVWGGEFLLADYTGYRRFAHLAPASLPGGNAGVANPCRLALARLRAAGLPWDADVPSVTACTPDELALLDQQLTRQVACVPTSSMGRLFDAVSSLAGVCHRAGYEAQAALELEAAAGAAWGADNSAYGFGFGFDGGSGAVRCDPAPVLRALVADLRHGTPVPVIAARFHRGVAHAVLEICGRARRATGLATVALTGGVFANALLEEACTALLADAGFAVLRHGEVPPNDGGLALGQLVVAARQRQEE